From one Marinobacter sp. LV10MA510-1 genomic stretch:
- a CDS encoding YqaA family protein, with the protein MTDRAARPPRGLARIKRWAIRLIYSRHAFWGLGIASFLESILIPIPLEVILVPLMQARRSQIFLLSTIALLGCLAGATVGYFVGYFVFDAAGQLLVEMVSTPEQFEHVRMRMEGDGFWFIMSVGVIPIPFQIAMLAAGATRYSFFLFMLASALSRALRYYGLGMLVLIAGNHAQAIFERHKVSAAIVVTTVVLVIWAAVLLGG; encoded by the coding sequence ATGACAGACAGAGCTGCACGCCCTCCCCGGGGACTGGCCCGCATTAAAAGATGGGCAATACGACTGATCTACTCCCGGCACGCTTTCTGGGGGCTGGGTATCGCGTCTTTTCTTGAGTCCATTCTCATACCCATTCCGCTGGAAGTAATTCTTGTTCCCTTGATGCAGGCCCGCCGCAGTCAGATATTCCTCCTCAGCACTATTGCCTTACTCGGCTGTCTAGCAGGCGCCACGGTCGGCTATTTTGTCGGCTATTTCGTGTTTGATGCTGCTGGGCAGTTGCTCGTGGAAATGGTCTCGACGCCCGAACAATTCGAGCATGTGCGCATGCGGATGGAGGGGGACGGATTCTGGTTCATTATGAGTGTCGGGGTTATTCCGATTCCGTTTCAAATTGCCATGCTGGCAGCCGGGGCCACCCGCTATTCCTTCTTCCTGTTTATGCTCGCGTCTGCTTTGTCCCGGGCACTGAGATACTATGGTCTGGGAATGCTGGTTCTCATTGCCGGCAATCACGCGCAAGCTATTTTCGAGCGTCACAAAGTGTCTGCTGCCATAGTGGTTACAACAGTGGTGCTTGTGATCTGGGCTGCGGTTTTATTGGGCGGGTGA
- a CDS encoding cation:proton antiporter, with amino-acid sequence MTLFEIVAILLSLSALFSYINARFIGLPTSIAVMAFSLAFSLALVGINHLGGQDLTRWAEQLIAQVDLGETLLNGLLSFLLFAGALHVKLADLADQKWLVALLATLGVVVTTFLVGCAMWLVLGWLTIPLPFIYCLLFGAVVAPTDPVAVLAILKSVDTPKALSTKIAGESLFNDGVAVVMFIAILGIAQGDREASFQGIGLLFLEEVVGGLVLGFLLGWVGYQMLRRLDNYQVEILVTIALVAGGYALASRLHMSGPLAVVVAGLMIGNHGRQYAMSEKTEQQLDTFWELIDEVLNAVLFLLIGLEVLIVTFELPVLLAGLAAIPLVLLARLVAVGVPVMALKPFQEHTSSSILALTWGGLKGGISVALALALPAGPERDLILPMAYVVVVFSILFQGLTVKPFLGRAAPK; translated from the coding sequence ATGACACTGTTTGAAATCGTCGCCATCCTACTGAGCCTCTCCGCATTGTTCAGTTACATCAATGCCCGGTTTATCGGTTTACCAACGAGTATCGCCGTGATGGCGTTTTCGCTGGCCTTTTCGCTGGCTCTGGTCGGTATCAACCACCTGGGCGGCCAGGATCTGACACGCTGGGCAGAGCAGCTGATTGCGCAGGTTGATCTGGGTGAAACACTGCTGAACGGCTTATTGAGCTTTTTGTTGTTTGCCGGTGCCTTACACGTAAAACTCGCCGATCTGGCCGACCAGAAATGGCTGGTGGCGCTGCTGGCGACCCTGGGTGTCGTGGTCACCACATTTTTAGTGGGATGTGCCATGTGGCTGGTGCTGGGCTGGCTCACTATTCCGCTGCCGTTTATCTACTGTCTGCTCTTCGGCGCTGTGGTGGCGCCCACCGACCCAGTGGCGGTGTTGGCTATTCTTAAATCGGTGGACACACCGAAAGCCTTGTCCACCAAAATTGCGGGTGAGTCTCTATTCAATGATGGCGTTGCGGTGGTCATGTTTATCGCCATTCTGGGCATTGCACAGGGGGACAGAGAGGCCTCGTTTCAGGGCATTGGCCTGCTGTTTCTGGAGGAAGTGGTGGGTGGATTGGTGTTGGGCTTTTTACTGGGGTGGGTGGGGTATCAAATGCTGCGCCGCCTCGACAATTACCAGGTCGAAATTCTGGTAACCATTGCCCTGGTGGCAGGCGGCTACGCGCTCGCCAGCCGGTTGCATATGTCCGGCCCGTTGGCGGTGGTGGTCGCGGGGCTGATGATCGGCAACCATGGTCGACAATACGCAATGTCGGAAAAAACCGAGCAGCAGCTGGATACGTTCTGGGAGTTGATCGATGAAGTTCTGAACGCGGTTCTGTTTTTGCTGATTGGTCTTGAAGTCCTGATCGTCACCTTTGAATTACCGGTACTGTTGGCCGGACTTGCAGCGATTCCGCTGGTGCTTCTGGCGCGGCTGGTGGCGGTGGGTGTTCCCGTGATGGCGTTAAAACCGTTCCAGGAACATACATCCAGCTCCATTCTGGCGTTAACCTGGGGCGGCCTGAAAGGCGGCATCTCCGTTGCATTGGCATTGGCGCTACCCGCAGGGCCGGAGCGGGATCTGATTCTGCCGATGGCCTACGTGGTGGTGGTATTTTCCATTCTATTTCAAGGCTTGACGGTGAAACCGTTTTTGGGGCGCGCGGCGCCGAAATAA
- a CDS encoding PQQ-dependent sugar dehydrogenase translates to MKQHHLLLPIGLALTLTACGNVAQLSVAEGTGPNPILPSPSESLIPTVNIAKATGWPSGGKPDAVAGTRVVAFADNLEHPRWLYVLPNGDVLVAETNAQPKPDSGGGIRAWIQGLIMESAGATVPSADRITLLRDSDGDGVADKRSTLLEDLHSPFGMALIGNDFYVANTNAVMRFPYETGQTRITAEGTKVTDLPAGKINHHWTKSMVASPDGNKLYVGVGSNSNIGENGLEKEKGRASIWEIDPETGQHREFATGLRNPVGMTWQPESGELWVAVNERDLLGSDLVPDYMTSVADGGFYGWPFSYFGQNVDERVKPRHPEKVARAIKPDYALGTHTASLGLTAAEGNTLPEQFNNGMFVGQHGSWNRKPRSGYKVIFVPFANGEPYGQPVDILTGFINADDKAQGRPVGVVIDKQGGLLVADDVGNIIWRVSRAESQAQ, encoded by the coding sequence ATGAAACAGCATCACCTGTTATTGCCCATCGGTCTGGCACTCACGCTTACTGCCTGCGGGAATGTCGCTCAACTCTCCGTTGCCGAAGGCACCGGCCCTAATCCAATATTACCCAGCCCGAGCGAATCCCTGATTCCCACCGTCAATATTGCCAAAGCCACCGGTTGGCCTTCCGGCGGAAAACCCGATGCTGTCGCGGGAACCCGGGTGGTCGCCTTTGCAGACAACCTCGAACACCCTCGCTGGCTTTATGTTCTGCCGAATGGTGACGTGTTAGTCGCTGAAACCAATGCGCAGCCGAAACCGGACAGTGGCGGGGGAATTCGCGCCTGGATCCAGGGGCTGATAATGGAGAGTGCCGGTGCCACCGTTCCCAGCGCCGACCGGATTACCCTGCTGCGGGACAGTGATGGTGACGGCGTGGCTGACAAACGCTCGACGCTATTGGAAGACCTGCACTCTCCATTTGGCATGGCGCTGATCGGGAACGACTTCTACGTTGCCAACACCAACGCCGTCATGCGCTTTCCCTATGAGACGGGCCAGACACGCATCACCGCCGAAGGCACCAAAGTCACCGATTTGCCAGCCGGAAAGATTAACCACCACTGGACCAAGAGCATGGTTGCCAGCCCGGATGGCAACAAGCTTTACGTCGGTGTGGGCTCTAACAGTAATATCGGCGAAAACGGTCTTGAAAAGGAGAAAGGTCGCGCGTCCATTTGGGAAATCGACCCCGAAACCGGTCAGCACCGCGAATTTGCCACTGGACTACGCAACCCCGTGGGTATGACCTGGCAGCCGGAAAGCGGCGAGCTCTGGGTTGCTGTCAATGAGCGTGACCTGCTGGGCAGTGATTTGGTGCCGGACTACATGACATCGGTGGCGGATGGTGGTTTCTACGGTTGGCCCTTCAGCTATTTTGGCCAGAATGTGGATGAGCGGGTAAAACCGCGGCATCCGGAAAAAGTGGCCCGGGCCATCAAGCCCGATTACGCCCTCGGGACGCACACCGCTTCACTGGGGTTAACGGCTGCCGAGGGCAACACGCTTCCTGAACAATTCAACAACGGTATGTTTGTAGGCCAGCACGGTTCCTGGAACCGCAAACCCCGCAGTGGCTATAAAGTCATTTTTGTTCCTTTCGCCAATGGCGAACCTTATGGCCAGCCGGTCGATATACTCACCGGGTTCATCAATGCCGACGACAAAGCCCAGGGGCGTCCTGTTGGCGTTGTTATCGACAAGCAGGGTGGGCTTTTAGTGGCGGATGACGTGGGCAATATCATCTGGCGGGTCAGTCGCGCAGAATCGCAGGCACAATGA
- a CDS encoding YgjV family protein, translated as MFEEMSYTELAGQIVSLIALGFCIVGFTSKHDDRLMVLLIAANVAFALQFALFGSWTAATLSLLVIGRIMLARRYMGSWQVMLAVLGVNLVAALLTWRSPVDFFAIAAAIFGTLGMFMLRGIPMRLMLAAAAVAWMLNNIAIGSVGGTLAEAMVLVVNFITIYRLAKMKRRYPEAFEKAKGPGA; from the coding sequence ATGTTCGAGGAGATGAGTTACACAGAACTGGCGGGCCAGATTGTCAGCCTTATTGCGCTGGGCTTCTGCATTGTCGGCTTTACCAGCAAGCACGATGACCGGCTGATGGTGCTGTTGATTGCGGCGAATGTGGCCTTTGCGCTGCAGTTTGCGCTGTTTGGCAGTTGGACGGCGGCGACCCTGAGCTTGCTGGTGATCGGCCGCATTATGCTGGCGCGGCGCTATATGGGCAGCTGGCAGGTGATGCTGGCGGTATTGGGGGTGAATCTGGTGGCTGCGCTACTGACCTGGCGCAGTCCGGTAGATTTTTTTGCCATTGCGGCGGCTATTTTTGGCACCTTAGGCATGTTCATGCTCAGGGGCATTCCCATGCGGCTAATGCTGGCCGCCGCCGCGGTTGCCTGGATGCTGAACAATATTGCCATCGGTTCGGTGGGTGGCACGCTGGCGGAGGCCATGGTGTTGGTCGTTAACTTCATCACCATATACCGGTTGGCGAAAATGAAACGGCGCTATCCCGAGGCTTTCGAGAAAGCAAAAGGTCCGGGCGCGTAA
- a CDS encoding ZIP family metal transporter: MSISSSGGRGRTRLGYAASGCSSSPLACITFRKAWRSVSDLPGAISVTVWRWPSASACRIFPRAAVAVSLLAIQHSRLKAFSISLLTGLVEPLGGLFGATMVWLAEPLMPWTLGFAAGAMLFIISDEIIPETHRKEHKTLATFSLLGGFVVMMFLYATLG; this comes from the coding sequence ATGAGCATTTCAAGCTCGGGCGGGAGGGGCCGGACCCGGCTCGGGTACGCCGCATCTGGTTGTTCGTCATCGCCATTGGCTTGCATAACTTTCCGGAAGGCATGGCGGTCGGTGTCGGATTTGCCGGGGGCAATATCGGTAACGGTCTGGCGCTGGCCATCGGCATCGGCTTGCAGAATATTCCCGAGGGCGGCTGTCGCCGTCTCGCTTCTGGCCATTCAGCATTCCAGACTCAAGGCCTTCAGCATTTCGCTGCTCACCGGGCTGGTGGAACCCCTCGGCGGCCTGTTCGGTGCCACCATGGTCTGGTTGGCCGAGCCCTTAATGCCCTGGACCCTGGGTTTCGCGGCGGGCGCCATGCTATTTATCATCAGCGATGAAATCATTCCGGAGACCCACCGCAAGGAACACAAAACTCTTGCCACCTTTTCACTGCTCGGCGGCTTTGTGGTGATGATGTTTCTGTACGCGACTCTGGGCTGA
- a CDS encoding TAXI family TRAP transporter solute-binding subunit, protein MKRHAFSAAFAGTLLSAAMFATPAMAQDKEQFITIGTGGQTGVYYVVGQSICRLVNRLEDANIKCNAPSTGGSVANINGIKSGELDMGVAQSDVQYQAYNGTGNFEGDAYTDLRAVFRVHGEPLTLLARADSGITTLDDLAGKRVNIGNPGSGQRNTMQVVMDAKGWTMDTFSLASQLDAAEQASALSDNNIDAMVYVVGHPNGSIQEATTTVDARLIPLNDEDVKGIVAEYPYYSASVIPGGLYKGNDKDVETFGVAATFVTTAEADEEVIYQTVKAVFDNFDRFKRLHPAFENLVPQEMATQGLSAPLHDGAARYYREQGWIE, encoded by the coding sequence ATGAAACGCCATGCTTTCTCCGCCGCATTTGCCGGCACCCTGCTGAGTGCTGCTATGTTTGCAACACCTGCGATGGCCCAAGATAAAGAGCAGTTCATCACCATCGGCACTGGCGGCCAGACCGGCGTGTACTACGTCGTCGGTCAGTCGATCTGTCGTTTGGTTAACCGTCTGGAAGATGCCAATATCAAGTGTAATGCGCCGTCTACAGGTGGTTCTGTTGCCAACATCAATGGCATCAAGTCCGGCGAACTAGATATGGGTGTGGCTCAGTCAGACGTGCAGTATCAGGCCTATAACGGTACCGGCAACTTTGAAGGCGACGCCTACACAGACCTGCGTGCCGTTTTCCGGGTTCACGGCGAGCCTTTGACTCTGCTGGCTCGCGCCGATTCTGGCATTACTACCCTGGATGACCTTGCGGGCAAGCGCGTCAACATCGGTAACCCTGGTTCTGGCCAGCGCAACACCATGCAAGTGGTGATGGACGCCAAAGGCTGGACCATGGATACCTTCTCTCTGGCGTCGCAGTTGGATGCCGCCGAGCAAGCTTCAGCGCTGTCCGATAACAACATCGATGCGATGGTTTATGTGGTTGGGCACCCCAACGGTTCCATCCAGGAAGCGACCACAACCGTTGATGCTCGCCTTATCCCGTTGAACGACGAAGATGTTAAAGGCATCGTCGCCGAGTATCCGTACTACTCCGCATCGGTGATCCCTGGTGGCCTGTACAAGGGCAATGACAAAGACGTTGAAACCTTCGGCGTTGCGGCAACTTTCGTGACCACCGCTGAGGCTGATGAGGAAGTTATCTACCAGACGGTCAAGGCGGTCTTCGATAACTTCGATCGCTTCAAGCGTTTGCATCCTGCCTTTGAAAACCTGGTTCCTCAGGAAATGGCTACCCAAGGTCTTTCAGCACCGCTGCATGATGGAGCTGCCCGTTACTATCGCGAGCAAGGCTGGATTGAGTGA
- a CDS encoding TRAP transporter permease, with the protein MTDDNTKPRDSSADLEDMVASTDSGARKPAGMPGKLLVSIAAAWSLFQLWIASPVPFILGFGVFSATESRSIHLAFALFLAYMAYPALKCSPRDRIPNLDWVLASVAAFCGAYMFIFYEGLSQRPGAPILQDVIVGVAGILLLLEATRRALGPPLMIVASVFLIYSLAGPWMPGILSHGGVSLFGLINHQWLTTQGVFGIALGVSTSFVFLFVLFGALLDKAGAGNYFIKVAFSLLGHYKGGPAKAAVVASAMTGLISGSSIANVVTTGTFTIPMMKRVGFSAEKAGAVEVASSVNGQIMPPVMGAAAFLMVEYVGISYVDVIKHAFLPALISYIALVYIVHLEALKANMQGLESSNPPKPLVRKVMGFLGGLLLMMVTAMVVYYGLGWLKPVLGDATPWVVSVGLAVIYVALLKLAAGYPELELDDPNEPIYSLPQTRPTVLVGLQYILPVVVLVWCLMVERLSPGLSAFWATVFMVFIILTQRPITSIFRGRSKMGADLREGAMDLWVGLVTGARNMIGIGIATATAGVIVGAVSQTGVGLVLAEVVEILAMGNLLLILLLTAVLSLILGMGLPTTANYIVVSALLAPIIVQLGAENGLLVPLIAVHLFVFYFGIMADVTPPVGLASFAAAAVSGGDPIRTGFQAFYYSLRTAALPFLFIFNTDLLLIDVTFFQGILIFVVSTIAMLIFAAATQGYMITRSRWYESAVLLLIAFTLFRPGFWMDMIHDPYESMPPAQFVEAIGSADEDSTLRIQIAGLDAFGDPMTTYMTVPVPDGDSGQERLDNLGLELLIEGDKAIVDMVAYGSQASDLGFDFDQEIIEVLAPVDRWTKELMWIPAFLVFGLVILLQRRRRDKTAATATA; encoded by the coding sequence ATGACTGACGACAATACAAAACCTCGGGATTCGAGTGCCGATTTGGAGGACATGGTTGCCTCCACTGACTCGGGAGCCCGCAAACCAGCTGGCATGCCCGGTAAGCTATTGGTGAGCATTGCAGCGGCATGGTCGCTGTTCCAATTATGGATTGCTTCTCCGGTGCCCTTTATTCTGGGTTTCGGTGTGTTCAGTGCCACGGAATCCCGCTCTATTCACCTGGCCTTTGCGCTTTTTCTGGCCTACATGGCCTATCCGGCACTCAAGTGTTCGCCCCGTGACCGAATCCCTAATCTGGATTGGGTGCTTGCTTCGGTGGCGGCCTTCTGCGGCGCTTACATGTTTATCTTCTACGAAGGTCTGTCTCAGCGCCCCGGCGCGCCGATATTGCAGGATGTGATAGTAGGCGTGGCAGGGATTCTGCTGCTGCTTGAGGCAACCCGCCGCGCGCTGGGTCCGCCGCTGATGATTGTGGCGTCGGTGTTTCTTATTTACAGTCTTGCTGGTCCCTGGATGCCCGGTATCCTCTCCCATGGAGGCGTTAGCCTGTTCGGGCTGATCAATCACCAGTGGTTGACCACCCAAGGTGTCTTTGGTATTGCGCTGGGGGTCTCGACCAGTTTTGTGTTCCTGTTCGTTCTGTTCGGCGCTCTGCTCGACAAGGCCGGGGCAGGTAACTACTTTATCAAGGTGGCGTTCTCGCTGCTTGGCCACTACAAGGGCGGGCCGGCTAAGGCTGCCGTAGTGGCGTCTGCTATGACCGGGCTGATATCCGGTTCATCTATTGCCAACGTGGTCACCACGGGCACCTTTACTATTCCGATGATGAAACGCGTCGGCTTTTCCGCTGAAAAGGCCGGGGCTGTCGAGGTGGCGTCTTCGGTCAATGGCCAGATCATGCCGCCTGTCATGGGCGCGGCCGCGTTCCTGATGGTCGAGTATGTGGGCATTTCCTATGTCGATGTCATCAAGCATGCCTTCTTGCCTGCCTTGATCTCTTATATCGCACTGGTTTATATCGTTCACCTGGAGGCCCTGAAAGCTAATATGCAGGGCCTTGAAAGCAGCAATCCGCCTAAGCCTCTGGTGCGCAAGGTGATGGGCTTTCTCGGTGGGCTTCTGTTGATGATGGTGACGGCTATGGTCGTCTATTACGGCCTTGGCTGGCTCAAGCCGGTTCTCGGCGATGCCACTCCTTGGGTGGTCTCGGTTGGGCTGGCGGTGATTTATGTCGCTTTGCTTAAACTGGCAGCCGGCTACCCTGAACTGGAGTTGGATGACCCCAATGAGCCGATCTATTCCCTGCCGCAAACCAGGCCCACGGTGCTGGTTGGTTTGCAGTACATCTTACCGGTGGTTGTGCTGGTTTGGTGTTTGATGGTCGAGCGCCTGTCGCCGGGCTTGTCGGCTTTCTGGGCCACGGTGTTCATGGTGTTTATCATTCTTACCCAGCGCCCTATCACCTCAATCTTCCGCGGCCGTAGTAAAATGGGCGCCGATTTGCGCGAAGGCGCCATGGATTTATGGGTTGGCCTGGTCACCGGCGCCCGCAACATGATTGGTATCGGCATTGCCACGGCCACCGCTGGCGTCATCGTCGGGGCTGTGTCGCAGACCGGGGTCGGCTTGGTGCTGGCAGAGGTGGTTGAGATCCTGGCGATGGGGAACTTGCTGCTGATCTTGCTGCTTACGGCGGTGCTTAGTCTGATTCTTGGTATGGGTCTGCCCACTACGGCCAACTACATCGTGGTCTCTGCGCTGCTGGCGCCGATTATTGTTCAGCTGGGGGCCGAGAACGGCCTGCTGGTGCCGTTGATTGCGGTGCATCTGTTCGTGTTCTACTTCGGCATTATGGCCGACGTGACGCCGCCGGTGGGGCTGGCGTCCTTTGCGGCGGCTGCGGTTTCCGGTGGCGACCCAATTCGGACCGGCTTCCAGGCCTTCTATTACAGCCTTCGTACCGCGGCTTTGCCGTTCCTGTTTATCTTCAATACCGACCTGTTGCTGATCGATGTAACTTTCTTTCAGGGGATTTTGATCTTTGTGGTGTCGACCATTGCCATGCTGATCTTCGCGGCGGCGACTCAGGGTTACATGATTACCCGCAGCCGCTGGTACGAATCCGCCGTGTTGTTGCTCATAGCGTTCACGCTGTTCCGGCCCGGGTTCTGGATGGACATGATTCACGATCCCTATGAGTCCATGCCACCTGCACAGTTCGTAGAGGCCATCGGCAGTGCCGATGAAGACTCTACCTTGCGCATACAGATCGCAGGTCTTGATGCGTTCGGCGACCCCATGACCACCTACATGACCGTGCCAGTGCCAGACGGCGATAGCGGGCAGGAGCGGCTGGATAATCTGGGCCTGGAGCTGTTGATCGAAGGCGATAAGGCAATTGTCGATATGGTGGCTTATGGCAGCCAGGCGTCGGATCTTGGCTTCGATTTTGACCAGGAAATCATTGAGGTACTGGCTCCTGTTGACCGCTGGACCAAGGAGCTGATGTGGATCCCCGCCTTCCTGGTTTTCGGGCTGGTCATACTGTTGCAGCGCCGGCGTCGTGACAAAACGGCGGCTACCGCCACTGCTTGA
- a CDS encoding DUF3135 domain-containing protein, with protein MEKPTFDELRNLSENHPERFEQLRAELIEDCIRSSSKASQDRLRGLQFVIDTRRRLASNPMKALLEIQEMMHESRQRLNRALHAQAETQPAQEARILGGQQRWPRQHDRAELH; from the coding sequence GTGGAAAAACCTACATTCGATGAGCTCAGAAACCTTTCAGAGAATCACCCGGAGCGGTTTGAACAATTACGGGCGGAGTTGATAGAAGACTGTATTCGCAGCAGCAGCAAAGCCAGCCAGGACCGCCTGCGCGGGTTACAGTTCGTCATTGATACCCGCCGCCGACTGGCTAGCAACCCCATGAAAGCTCTGCTTGAGATCCAGGAGATGATGCACGAATCCCGCCAACGCCTGAACCGCGCCCTTCATGCGCAGGCCGAAACACAACCAGCGCAGGAAGCACGCATACTGGGTGGCCAACAACGATGGCCGCGTCAGCATGACCGGGCGGAACTGCACTGA
- a CDS encoding sodium-dependent bicarbonate transport family permease, whose protein sequence is MPDIIVMFFLLGVIAGALRSDLTIPKAVYDILSLLLMLTIGLKGGMALHGNLHWGLISQVLAIMALGFAIPLVLFPMLRYLVRLNVADAASFCAHYGSVSAGTFAVALAWVESRGLATNGQVTLYLVLLELPAILTGLWLYRRYTQEAAQTSSTGTPLWQETLTNRSVVLLVGGVVIGILYGPDKGDGVTAPLTGAFSLVLSLFLLEMGLVAAETLRKVQLRHWRLIAFALCMPPILSVPGLLVGIWLGLETGTIVILGALTASASYIAAPVAVRHAIPEADIGLAMLASLGVTFPFNVLIGIGMYSHFLEFLTA, encoded by the coding sequence ATGCCCGACATCATCGTGATGTTTTTCCTGCTTGGAGTGATCGCGGGAGCCCTTCGCTCTGACCTGACGATCCCGAAGGCCGTTTACGATATTCTCAGCCTTCTGCTGATGCTGACCATAGGCCTTAAGGGCGGCATGGCCCTGCATGGCAATCTTCATTGGGGTCTGATTTCGCAAGTGCTGGCGATTATGGCGCTGGGTTTTGCCATTCCCTTGGTGCTGTTTCCGATGCTCCGCTACCTTGTTCGCTTGAATGTGGCGGACGCCGCCAGTTTCTGCGCCCACTATGGATCTGTTAGTGCAGGTACTTTCGCGGTGGCGTTGGCCTGGGTTGAGTCCCGGGGGTTGGCGACTAACGGGCAGGTTACTTTGTACTTGGTCCTGTTGGAGCTGCCGGCGATTCTTACTGGCTTGTGGCTTTATCGGCGCTACACCCAGGAGGCGGCTCAAACAAGCAGCACGGGTACACCCCTTTGGCAAGAAACCCTCACTAACAGAAGTGTGGTTTTACTGGTGGGTGGCGTGGTTATCGGCATTCTTTACGGGCCCGACAAGGGTGATGGCGTTACGGCCCCGTTAACGGGTGCTTTTTCCCTGGTGCTTTCGCTGTTCTTGTTGGAGATGGGCCTGGTTGCGGCGGAAACCCTGCGCAAGGTTCAGCTGCGCCATTGGCGTTTGATTGCTTTCGCCCTTTGCATGCCCCCGATCCTGTCGGTGCCAGGGCTTTTAGTGGGCATCTGGCTGGGCCTGGAGACCGGAACTATTGTAATTTTGGGCGCTCTTACCGCCAGTGCTTCTTACATTGCTGCGCCGGTGGCCGTGCGGCACGCCATTCCCGAAGCGGACATTGGGCTGGCGATGCTGGCCTCTCTTGGTGTGACTTTTCCGTTCAACGTATTGATTGGTATCGGGATGTACAGTCACTTTTTGGAGTTTTTGACGGCGTAG
- a CDS encoding YihY/virulence factor BrkB family protein, with translation MTDTTDNKQPHLSPVRQCLQFAHRVLRNFLRNHGVLLAGGVGYNVLLSAVPMLAVLTVLLTRVVNEEQLLEVMAVQTQHFAPANASLLLDAVRAFMESRDIIGIVGVPVMLFFSSFAFRMLEDSIAIIFHRPDNPRRSFWVSAFLPYAFILILGAGLLALTLLFSLINAFYEAPGLILYLISFVGVFILFSAIYKVLPIVRISPRRAIVGGLVAAILWEATRLLLMYYFLNISFVNVIYGSLATIIVILISLEIASIILLLGAQVIAELERSERLGLRWYVSPD, from the coding sequence ATGACAGACACAACCGACAACAAGCAGCCACACCTAAGCCCAGTTCGACAGTGTCTTCAATTCGCACACCGGGTTTTACGCAATTTTCTGCGCAATCATGGGGTGTTGCTGGCGGGCGGGGTTGGCTATAACGTACTTCTGTCGGCAGTGCCGATGCTTGCCGTGCTGACGGTATTGCTTACCCGCGTAGTGAACGAAGAGCAGTTGCTGGAAGTCATGGCGGTGCAGACACAGCATTTTGCCCCGGCCAATGCCAGCCTGCTGCTCGATGCGGTCCGGGCTTTTATGGAGTCAAGGGACATCATCGGTATTGTCGGCGTGCCGGTGATGCTATTTTTTAGTTCGTTTGCTTTTCGTATGCTGGAAGACTCCATTGCCATTATTTTCCATCGGCCCGACAACCCCCGCCGTAGTTTCTGGGTGTCTGCCTTCCTGCCCTATGCTTTCATCTTGATTTTGGGCGCAGGTTTGCTGGCCCTAACCCTGCTGTTCAGCCTGATCAACGCATTTTACGAAGCCCCGGGGCTGATTCTGTACCTGATCAGTTTTGTTGGCGTATTTATTCTGTTCAGCGCCATTTATAAGGTTCTACCCATTGTGCGTATCTCTCCCCGGAGGGCCATTGTGGGTGGTCTGGTTGCAGCCATTCTCTGGGAAGCTACCCGTTTGCTGTTGATGTACTACTTTCTCAATATATCCTTCGTTAATGTCATTTATGGCTCCCTGGCTACCATCATTGTGATACTGATCAGCCTGGAAATTGCTTCCATTATCCTGTTGCTCGGGGCCCAGGTGATCGCGGAGCTGGAACGGAGCGAGCGGCTGGGCCTGCGCTGGTATGTTTCTCCGGACTGA